One window of the Granulicella arctica genome contains the following:
- a CDS encoding DUF3298 domain-containing protein produces the protein MRWGQSSIRLTVEAGLRRVVVGLMVGLLAHAASGASFDCKKAVRPKEKAICADADLGKVDEEVAAAYRVARRKVSPAAAALMLGDQREWLRWLSTVCDAARSVDAKKLAGCLVGPYRERAEVLEKAVLKRGETMFFTRTMYLAGADMSGEESGAPAFPGFGTMEADWVQADSAEAGWGVWNAAVERWAHEAFGDKGQPWRNEQAAGADGSVSVTLAQMTPDRVSVLVVQDSMGHGAAHPMEYAEEIHWLWKEQRELRADDVFRAGSGWRQVIARRCWAALQEEPGADELLIKSSHEKSFLTQVGSPRNWTLDRKGLTVSFQEYSVSPRAAPAPDVLVPWAALKPYVVPAFFPVR, from the coding sequence GCAAGCTTCGATTGTAAGAAGGCGGTGCGGCCTAAGGAGAAGGCGATCTGCGCCGATGCGGACCTCGGCAAGGTCGATGAGGAGGTTGCGGCGGCGTACCGGGTGGCCCGGCGGAAGGTGTCGCCTGCGGCTGCGGCGCTGATGCTGGGGGATCAGCGGGAGTGGCTGCGATGGCTGAGTACGGTGTGCGATGCGGCACGGTCGGTTGATGCGAAGAAGCTGGCGGGGTGCCTGGTGGGGCCGTATCGGGAGCGGGCGGAGGTGCTGGAGAAGGCGGTTTTGAAGCGCGGGGAGACGATGTTCTTCACGCGGACGATGTACCTGGCAGGGGCGGACATGTCGGGTGAGGAGAGTGGCGCGCCGGCGTTTCCGGGCTTCGGAACGATGGAGGCCGATTGGGTGCAGGCGGATTCTGCCGAGGCAGGATGGGGCGTGTGGAACGCGGCGGTGGAGCGGTGGGCGCATGAAGCCTTCGGTGATAAGGGACAACCGTGGCGGAACGAGCAGGCTGCGGGGGCGGACGGGAGCGTCTCGGTGACGCTGGCGCAGATGACGCCTGATCGGGTTTCGGTGCTGGTGGTACAGGACTCCATGGGGCATGGGGCGGCGCATCCGATGGAGTATGCGGAGGAGATTCACTGGCTGTGGAAGGAGCAGCGGGAGCTGCGGGCGGATGATGTCTTTCGAGCGGGGTCAGGATGGAGGCAGGTGATTGCGCGTCGGTGCTGGGCTGCGTTGCAGGAGGAGCCGGGTGCTGATGAACTGCTCATCAAGAGTTCGCATGAGAAGAGTTTTTTGACGCAGGTTGGATCTCCAAGGAACTGGACGCTTGATCGGAAGGGCCTGACGGTGAGCTTTCAGGAGTACTCGGTGTCGCCGCGTGCGGCGCCTGCGCCGGATGTTCTGGTGCCCTGGGCGGCGCTGAAGCCATACGTTGTTCCAGCATTTTTTCCGGTTCGATGA
- the dxs gene encoding 1-deoxy-D-xylulose-5-phosphate synthase, protein MSNFLETIHSPADVKKLSLTELEGLAAEIRERLIVSVAKTGGHIGPNLGVVELTIAMHYVFDTPTDSFVFDVSHQAYVHKLLTGRESQFHTIRQPGGLNGFMLRTESEHDSYGAGHAGTALSAALGMAVARDMSGGSEHIVALAGDAAFTNGISFEALNNIAAQTKRLIVVLNDNAWSIDKNVGAIAEYFHKIVTNPTLNSLHDRAAGLLERFGGKTVRHVARKAEEAAKGLIGPGMLFEEFGLSYFGPLDGHNLPLLIETFKFLKQQNKPVVLHAITQKGKGFEPAITMQKKFHGLGPYDAQTGETKPAGQKTYSEVFAESLTKLANGNDKVVAITAAMPNGTALDLFRPHHPKRYFDVGIAEEHAVIFAAGMATKGYKPFCAIYSTFLQRAFDQIVHDVCLQNLPVVFCMDRGGLSGDDGPTHHGLFDISYLRSVPNLIHMVPKDEDELADMMYTAMLHEGPSAIRYPRGVGPGTVVKAQPVALAIGRAEVIAEPEHVEVAIFGLGAMLPEAVRLAAMLEREGFAAAVINPRFAKPVDRECVGDFGGRCGLVVTLEDHVLAGGFGSAVLETLNALELTVPVVRVGWPDEFIEHGKVEILREKYGLTAEAALAKARPYLAAMESRKLAVR, encoded by the coding sequence ATGAGCAATTTTCTTGAGACGATACACTCGCCGGCCGATGTAAAGAAGCTCTCGCTGACGGAGCTCGAGGGTCTTGCTGCGGAGATTCGCGAACGGCTGATCGTGAGTGTAGCGAAGACCGGCGGGCATATTGGGCCAAATCTTGGCGTGGTTGAGCTGACGATTGCGATGCATTACGTGTTCGACACACCTACGGACAGTTTTGTCTTCGATGTGAGCCACCAGGCGTACGTGCATAAGTTGCTGACGGGGCGCGAGAGCCAGTTTCATACGATTCGGCAGCCGGGTGGGTTGAACGGCTTTATGCTGCGGACTGAATCGGAGCATGACAGCTATGGCGCGGGGCATGCCGGGACAGCGTTGAGTGCGGCGCTGGGGATGGCCGTGGCGCGGGATATGTCGGGCGGTAGCGAGCATATCGTGGCGCTGGCGGGGGATGCGGCGTTTACGAACGGGATCTCATTTGAGGCGCTGAACAATATTGCCGCGCAGACGAAGCGTCTGATCGTGGTGCTGAACGACAATGCGTGGTCGATCGACAAGAACGTTGGGGCAATTGCGGAGTACTTCCACAAGATTGTGACGAACCCTACGCTGAACAGCCTGCATGATCGCGCGGCTGGGTTGCTGGAGCGATTTGGCGGCAAGACGGTGCGGCATGTGGCGCGCAAGGCGGAAGAGGCGGCAAAGGGCTTGATCGGTCCGGGCATGTTGTTCGAGGAGTTTGGGCTGAGCTACTTCGGGCCACTCGATGGGCATAATCTGCCGCTGCTGATTGAGACGTTCAAGTTCCTGAAACAGCAGAATAAGCCGGTCGTGCTGCACGCGATTACTCAGAAGGGCAAGGGGTTTGAACCGGCGATCACGATGCAAAAGAAGTTTCACGGGCTGGGGCCTTACGACGCTCAGACCGGTGAGACGAAGCCTGCGGGGCAGAAGACCTATTCAGAGGTCTTTGCGGAGTCGTTGACGAAGCTGGCGAACGGCAACGACAAGGTCGTGGCGATTACGGCGGCGATGCCGAACGGGACCGCGCTTGATCTGTTCCGGCCGCATCATCCAAAGCGGTACTTCGATGTGGGGATTGCGGAAGAGCATGCGGTGATCTTCGCGGCGGGGATGGCAACGAAGGGGTACAAGCCTTTCTGTGCGATCTACTCCACGTTTTTGCAGCGAGCGTTCGATCAGATTGTGCATGATGTTTGTTTGCAGAATCTGCCTGTGGTGTTTTGCATGGATCGCGGTGGGCTGAGTGGCGATGATGGGCCAACACATCATGGGCTATTCGATATCAGCTATCTGCGGAGCGTGCCGAACCTGATCCACATGGTGCCGAAGGACGAGGATGAGTTAGCGGACATGATGTACACGGCGATGCTCCATGAGGGGCCGAGTGCGATTCGGTATCCGCGTGGCGTTGGTCCAGGGACGGTAGTGAAGGCTCAACCGGTGGCGCTGGCGATCGGCAGAGCCGAGGTGATCGCGGAGCCGGAGCATGTTGAGGTAGCTATCTTTGGTCTTGGCGCGATGCTGCCGGAGGCGGTGCGGCTTGCCGCGATGCTCGAGCGTGAGGGGTTCGCGGCGGCGGTGATCAATCCGCGATTTGCGAAGCCAGTTGACCGGGAGTGCGTTGGGGATTTTGGTGGGCGATGTGGGCTGGTCGTGACGCTTGAGGATCATGTGCTCGCTGGAGGTTTTGGGTCTGCGGTATTAGAGACGCTGAACGCTTTGGAGCTTACGGTACCTGTAGTGCGGGTGGGCTGGCCAGATGAGTTTATCGAGCACGGCAAGGTGGAGATACTGCGGGAGAAGTATGGCCTCACGGCTGAGGCGGCGCTTGCAAAGGCGCGGCCTTATCTAGCGGCGATGGAAAGCCGCAAGCTGGCTGTGCGGTAG
- a CDS encoding SRPBCC family protein — protein sequence MRYHFQSEQWLPYPVEHVFRFFSDPANLPRLMPDWQKARIDKATLTPAPAHPSNIPGTPVAGKGSRILLSFHPVPFAPIRLKWDAEIDEFAWNDHFCDLQLTGPFAYWHHCHHVSAETRDNIVGTLLRDDLHYEVPLGPLGVFANWLAVSGQIRSAFAFRHRRTAELLQEISA from the coding sequence ATGCGCTATCACTTCCAATCCGAGCAGTGGCTGCCCTACCCGGTCGAACACGTCTTCCGCTTCTTCTCCGACCCGGCAAACCTCCCGCGCCTCATGCCCGACTGGCAGAAAGCCCGCATCGACAAAGCCACGCTGACACCCGCCCCCGCACACCCTTCAAATATTCCGGGAACTCCGGTCGCGGGCAAAGGCAGCCGGATACTCCTCAGCTTCCACCCCGTTCCCTTCGCGCCCATCCGCCTCAAGTGGGACGCTGAGATAGACGAGTTCGCCTGGAACGATCATTTCTGCGACCTGCAGCTCACCGGCCCCTTCGCCTACTGGCATCACTGCCATCACGTCTCCGCAGAGACCCGCGACAACATAGTCGGCACCCTCCTCCGCGATGATCTTCACTACGAGGTTCCGCTAGGTCCACTCGGCGTCTTCGCCAACTGGTTAGCCGTCAGCGGTCAGATCCGTAGCGCCTTCGCCTTCCGCCACCGCCGGACTGCCGAACTCCTGCAAGAAATATCAGCGTGA
- a CDS encoding fasciclin domain-containing protein, with product MKKSLLASVAVAALAITTLSASAQKDPMVGGAPMYSNKTVVENASTAPNLTTLVAAVKAAGLVETLSGPGPFTVFAPTNDAFAKLPAGTVDTLVKPESKDTLTKILTYHVVAGKISSKQLMKMIKKGGGKATLKTVQGEDLTATMSGSSIMLTDAKGGMSTITTADVFQSNGVAHIIDTVLMP from the coding sequence ATGAAGAAGTCGCTTCTCGCCTCAGTTGCCGTAGCAGCCCTCGCCATCACAACCCTGTCCGCCTCGGCTCAGAAGGATCCGATGGTTGGCGGCGCACCCATGTACTCCAACAAGACTGTTGTTGAGAACGCCTCCACCGCTCCGAACCTCACCACCCTCGTTGCCGCCGTCAAGGCTGCCGGTCTGGTTGAGACGCTCAGCGGCCCCGGCCCCTTCACCGTCTTCGCACCGACCAACGATGCCTTCGCCAAGCTCCCTGCCGGCACTGTCGATACCCTCGTCAAGCCTGAGAGCAAGGACACCCTCACCAAGATCCTCACCTACCATGTTGTAGCGGGCAAGATCAGCTCCAAGCAGCTTATGAAGATGATCAAGAAGGGCGGCGGCAAGGCCACCCTCAAGACCGTTCAGGGCGAGGATCTCACCGCTACCATGTCCGGCTCCTCGATCATGTTGACCGACGCCAAGGGCGGTATGTCCACCATCACCACTGCAGATGTTTTCCAGTCGAACGGCGTCGCGCACATCATCGACACCGTTCTCATGCCCTAA
- a CDS encoding DUF2127 domain-containing protein, protein MDAADKLEVPKHDADLPTSDTPPTAHGPRDRGLWLIGLFKLSKSVFFFGLGMGALHFLHKDLGDEVVRLAAALKFDPESRFVSVMLDKVDLIDAHRLRQISLATFSYSGLALTEGIGLMLEKVWAEYLTLILTISFLPWELYELARRPDWFRLGLLVINLAVLAYIIWLLQRKKLLNATTSSAVK, encoded by the coding sequence ATGGATGCCGCAGATAAGCTCGAAGTGCCGAAGCACGATGCAGACTTGCCAACAAGTGACACCCCTCCAACGGCGCATGGTCCTCGTGATCGTGGACTTTGGCTGATCGGCCTCTTCAAGCTGAGCAAGTCAGTATTTTTCTTCGGCCTGGGCATGGGTGCGTTGCACTTCCTGCACAAGGACCTGGGCGATGAGGTGGTGCGACTTGCCGCTGCGTTGAAGTTCGATCCGGAGAGCCGGTTTGTTTCGGTGATGTTGGATAAGGTCGACCTGATCGATGCGCATCGACTGCGGCAGATCAGCCTGGCAACCTTCTCCTATTCGGGACTGGCGCTGACCGAAGGGATTGGGTTGATGCTGGAGAAGGTATGGGCGGAGTACCTGACGCTCATCTTAACGATCTCGTTCCTGCCGTGGGAGCTCTACGAGCTGGCTCGCCGGCCCGACTGGTTTCGCCTCGGACTGCTCGTGATCAACCTCGCGGTGCTGGCGTATATCATCTGGCTGTTGCAGAGAAAGAAGCTGCTGAACGCGACGACTTCCTCGGCTGTGAAATAG
- a CDS encoding division/cell wall cluster transcriptional repressor MraZ: MFRGNHPTRVDEKGRLKLPAAFKHRVDEFYKANDFFITSKDGKRAELWPLQEWEKIEAKVALIPQMNPLRKRFLELTSYWGQMAEMDGQGRLLIHPRLRESARTIGEVEVVGMQVYLDVVNSEGFKSELAPMSEAEQMALSEFGL; the protein is encoded by the coding sequence ATGTTTCGTGGAAATCACCCGACGCGCGTGGACGAGAAGGGCCGGCTGAAGCTGCCGGCTGCGTTCAAGCACCGTGTGGACGAGTTCTACAAGGCGAACGACTTCTTCATTACGAGCAAGGATGGAAAGCGTGCCGAACTCTGGCCGCTGCAGGAGTGGGAAAAGATCGAAGCGAAGGTGGCGTTGATCCCGCAGATGAATCCGCTGCGAAAGCGGTTCCTGGAGCTAACCAGCTACTGGGGCCAGATGGCGGAGATGGACGGGCAGGGCAGGTTGTTGATTCATCCACGGCTGCGGGAGTCGGCGCGGACGATTGGCGAGGTAGAGGTGGTCGGGATGCAGGTGTATCTCGATGTGGTCAACAGTGAAGGATTCAAGTCGGAGCTGGCACCGATGTCGGAAGCGGAGCAGATGGCGCTCTCCGAGTTTGGACTGTAG
- the rsmH gene encoding 16S rRNA (cytosine(1402)-N(4))-methyltransferase RsmH: MQKSQHVPVLLEDALEYLNVRPGGVVVDATLGLAGHSSAIARRLGGKGRLICFDRDPQAMELARAKLDELKDELGDEMPEVVYEPRAFSEAASQIKAGSLDGLLADFGVSSLQLDEAHRGFSFRHEGPLDMRMDTRSGETAEQVVNQEDENELADLIYEFGDERRSRRIARAIVRARPISTTAELARVISAAAPSMKGDKIHPATKTFQALRIRVNDELGEIQRLLESAPSLLKRGGRLVLISFHSLEDRLVKDSFREAGRNKVFEVLTKKPVVAEEQEAMRNPRSRSAKLRAAEKL; the protein is encoded by the coding sequence GTGCAGAAATCGCAGCATGTGCCGGTTCTTTTAGAAGACGCATTGGAGTATCTGAATGTGCGGCCGGGCGGCGTGGTGGTTGACGCGACGCTGGGGCTGGCGGGGCACTCTTCGGCAATTGCGAGGAGGCTGGGCGGTAAGGGCAGGTTGATCTGCTTTGACCGTGACCCGCAGGCAATGGAGTTGGCCAGGGCAAAGCTCGATGAGTTGAAGGACGAGCTTGGCGACGAGATGCCAGAGGTGGTGTATGAGCCACGGGCGTTCTCGGAGGCAGCGAGCCAGATCAAGGCAGGAAGCCTGGATGGTTTGCTGGCGGACTTCGGGGTGAGCAGCCTGCAGCTGGATGAGGCGCACAGAGGATTCAGTTTTCGGCACGAAGGTCCACTTGATATGCGGATGGATACGCGCAGTGGAGAGACGGCCGAGCAAGTGGTAAATCAGGAAGACGAAAACGAACTCGCCGACCTGATTTACGAATTTGGAGACGAAAGGAGATCGCGGAGAATCGCCAGAGCCATTGTGCGGGCCCGGCCTATATCGACGACAGCGGAACTAGCTCGAGTGATATCGGCCGCGGCCCCATCAATGAAAGGTGACAAGATCCATCCGGCGACGAAGACCTTTCAGGCACTCCGAATTCGAGTGAATGATGAATTGGGAGAGATACAGCGGCTGCTTGAGAGCGCCCCCTCCCTGCTGAAACGAGGGGGACGGCTGGTGTTGATCAGCTTCCATTCGCTGGAGGACAGATTGGTGAAAGATTCGTTTCGTGAGGCTGGTCGGAACAAGGTGTTTGAGGTGTTGACGAAGAAGCCGGTGGTGGCTGAGGAGCAAGAGGCTATGCGGAATCCTCGATCGCGCAGTGCTAAGTTGAGGGCGGCGGAGAAGCTTTAG
- a CDS encoding FtsB/FtsL family cell division protein codes for MATMAIATGMMAGQAASSSRAVRGRAETLAERNRRLYDEQRKARRGPALEVFFAKHIDNSRIVKANDPERQREMRSFTMAMSVLFMLVMVYVWQHFTAIEVGYHVESQKVQVEQLREQNRELRLSEAQLTDPGRIDRMAKQLGLDAPEPGQVVRPDGSDGSAPVMAQASAPTVPTY; via the coding sequence ATGGCGACGATGGCGATAGCGACGGGGATGATGGCGGGACAGGCGGCGAGCAGTTCGCGTGCTGTTCGAGGACGTGCGGAGACCCTGGCAGAGCGGAATCGTCGTCTGTACGACGAGCAACGCAAGGCTCGCCGCGGGCCGGCGCTCGAAGTCTTCTTTGCAAAGCACATCGACAACAGCCGCATTGTGAAGGCGAACGATCCGGAGCGGCAGCGCGAGATGCGCAGCTTCACGATGGCGATGAGTGTGTTGTTCATGCTGGTGATGGTCTATGTGTGGCAGCACTTCACGGCGATTGAGGTTGGGTATCACGTTGAGTCGCAGAAGGTGCAGGTAGAGCAGTTGCGGGAGCAGAATCGCGAGCTTCGGCTGAGCGAGGCACAGTTGACTGATCCGGGCCGGATCGATCGCATGGCGAAGCAGCTTGGGCTTGATGCTCCTGAACCGGGCCAGGTGGTTCGACCGGATGGCAGCGACGGCAGCGCACCGGTGATGGCGCAGGCTTCCGCACCAACGGTACCGACGTACTAG